In Nocardioides cavernae, a single genomic region encodes these proteins:
- a CDS encoding UvrD-helicase domain-containing protein, which translates to MTELPSHLPVDLPVMDTFDICGPLPTGTTLLEASAGTGKTWTIAALVTRYLVEGVATLEEMLVVTFTRAASQELRDRVRRQLDDAAAVLADPATADPANRLHDWLLDADDEERAVRLARLTDALTSFDAATIATIHQFCQLVLRSLGVAGDTDTGAVLVEDLEQLTTEVTDDRYLGLFAREQQAAWSREDALGIARAVVGDPRARVAPQEALAEDPDGQAAARVRFACGVLDEIDRRKRRLGVLSYDDLLGQLADALADDDAPARARMRQRWKVALIDEFQDTDPVQWQVFERAFHGVATLVLIGDPKQAIYAFRGGDIVTYLDAAEQATTRQTLGVNWRADQPLLDSLQVLVEGAALGDQRIAVHPVSAHHAASRLEGAGPPFRLRVVRHEELGRRRPRIGDWRQHVLTDLAADVKRLLTSGATVGAGDDARPVEPKDVAVLAARRADLLAAQDALAAVGVPAVLNAGGSVFKTAAATQWLTLLEALEQPHRADRVRAAALTDFFGRTAEDLQAEPDPTDGLSEHVRRLADVFAARGVAAVLESAVLDGLIARVLGRVGGERTLTDLRHVGEALHKVAVSERFGVVGLLGWLRTQVADDKIEVASERTRRLDSDAAAVQLVTIHGSKGLEYPVVYLPTLWDRWVRDEDVPLFHDTDGERCRDVGGPSRWRDAAVAASRHEDAGESLRLLYVALTRAQSQVVAWYCPTANNTASAPLHRMLFGRAPGHARVHDEQPVVGDEELVDILGRWKSAGGPQPEVAALVPVDTTPIQRDLPPLAVRTFDRDVDTDWRRTSYSALSAAGAPHAGAPDRVLSEPDDAPDLDDADLEPLDDATAPEPDLELAAVPSPMADLPVGAEFGSLVHEVLEHTDPAAPDLRAELLAQVEEHRAWWAVEVDAEELADALVAVCDSPLGPLAGGLTLREILLPDRLRELDFEVPLAGGDLAAARDAASVVLGDLAPLLREHLPDGDPLLAFAVTLEGDPDLAGQRLLGYLTGSIDVVVRVPVEGRTRYLTIDYKTNWLGDRAAPATAWDYRPAVLDEAMGHSDYPLQALLYTVVLHRYLRWRLPGYDPHLHLGGVLYLYLRGMCGPATPMVDGRPCGVFSWEPPVALVTALSDLLDGVAQ; encoded by the coding sequence GTGACCGAGCTGCCCAGCCACCTCCCCGTCGACCTGCCCGTCATGGACACCTTCGACATCTGCGGTCCGCTGCCCACCGGGACGACGTTGCTCGAGGCGAGCGCCGGCACCGGCAAGACCTGGACGATCGCCGCGTTGGTGACGCGCTACCTCGTCGAGGGCGTCGCCACCCTGGAGGAGATGCTCGTCGTCACCTTCACGCGCGCGGCCAGCCAGGAGCTGCGTGACCGCGTACGCCGCCAGCTCGACGACGCCGCGGCCGTGCTGGCCGACCCCGCGACCGCCGACCCCGCCAACCGCCTGCACGACTGGCTGCTCGACGCAGACGACGAGGAGCGGGCCGTCCGGCTCGCACGGCTCACCGACGCGCTGACGTCGTTCGACGCCGCCACGATCGCGACCATCCACCAGTTCTGCCAGCTCGTCCTGCGCAGCCTCGGCGTCGCCGGGGACACCGACACCGGCGCCGTCCTGGTGGAGGACCTCGAGCAGCTGACCACCGAGGTCACCGACGACCGCTACCTCGGCCTCTTCGCCCGCGAGCAGCAGGCCGCGTGGAGCCGCGAGGACGCCCTCGGCATCGCCCGCGCGGTCGTCGGCGATCCGCGTGCGCGGGTGGCCCCGCAGGAGGCGCTCGCCGAGGACCCCGACGGCCAGGCCGCCGCACGGGTGCGCTTCGCGTGCGGCGTGCTGGACGAGATCGACCGGCGCAAGCGGCGGCTCGGCGTCCTCTCCTACGACGACCTCCTCGGCCAGCTCGCCGACGCGCTCGCCGACGACGACGCCCCGGCCCGCGCCCGGATGCGCCAGCGGTGGAAGGTCGCGCTGATCGACGAGTTCCAGGACACCGACCCCGTGCAGTGGCAGGTCTTCGAGCGCGCCTTCCACGGCGTCGCCACGCTGGTCCTGATCGGTGACCCCAAGCAGGCGATCTACGCCTTCCGCGGCGGCGACATCGTCACCTACCTCGACGCGGCGGAGCAGGCCACGACCCGGCAGACGCTCGGCGTCAACTGGCGCGCCGACCAGCCGCTCCTCGACTCCCTGCAGGTGCTCGTCGAGGGTGCCGCCCTCGGCGACCAGCGCATCGCCGTCCACCCGGTGAGCGCCCACCACGCTGCGTCCCGGCTCGAGGGAGCCGGTCCTCCGTTCCGGTTGCGGGTGGTGCGCCACGAGGAGCTCGGCCGCCGACGGCCACGCATCGGCGACTGGCGCCAGCACGTCCTCACCGACCTCGCCGCCGACGTCAAGCGCCTGCTGACGAGCGGCGCGACCGTCGGGGCGGGCGACGACGCGCGACCGGTCGAGCCCAAGGACGTCGCGGTGCTCGCCGCCCGCAGGGCCGACCTGCTCGCCGCGCAGGACGCCCTGGCCGCGGTCGGCGTACCTGCCGTGCTCAACGCCGGCGGGTCGGTCTTCAAGACTGCTGCGGCCACCCAGTGGCTGACGCTCCTGGAGGCGCTCGAGCAGCCCCACCGCGCCGACCGGGTGCGCGCGGCCGCGCTGACCGACTTCTTCGGACGCACCGCGGAGGACCTCCAGGCCGAGCCCGACCCGACCGACGGGCTGAGCGAGCACGTACGCCGCCTCGCCGACGTCTTCGCGGCCCGCGGGGTCGCGGCCGTGCTGGAGAGCGCCGTGCTCGACGGGCTGATCGCCCGGGTGCTGGGGCGGGTCGGTGGCGAGCGCACGCTCACCGACCTCCGCCACGTCGGCGAGGCCCTGCACAAGGTCGCCGTCAGCGAGCGCTTCGGAGTGGTCGGGCTGCTCGGCTGGCTGCGGACGCAGGTGGCCGACGACAAGATCGAGGTCGCCTCCGAGCGGACCCGCCGGCTCGACTCCGACGCGGCCGCGGTCCAGCTGGTGACGATCCACGGCAGCAAGGGTCTGGAGTACCCCGTCGTCTACCTCCCGACCCTGTGGGACCGGTGGGTGCGCGACGAGGACGTCCCCCTCTTCCACGACACCGACGGCGAGCGCTGCCGCGACGTGGGAGGACCGAGCCGGTGGCGCGACGCCGCCGTCGCCGCGAGCCGCCACGAGGACGCCGGAGAGTCGCTCCGACTGCTCTACGTCGCCCTCACCCGGGCGCAGTCGCAGGTCGTCGCGTGGTACTGCCCGACCGCCAACAACACCGCGTCCGCGCCGCTCCACCGCATGCTGTTCGGGCGTGCCCCGGGACATGCCCGCGTCCACGACGAGCAGCCGGTCGTCGGTGACGAGGAGCTCGTCGACATCCTGGGCCGCTGGAAGTCGGCCGGCGGGCCGCAGCCCGAGGTGGCGGCGCTCGTGCCGGTCGACACGACACCCATCCAGCGCGACCTGCCGCCCCTGGCGGTGCGGACCTTCGACCGCGACGTCGACACCGACTGGCGTCGCACCTCCTACTCCGCCCTGTCCGCCGCCGGCGCGCCCCATGCCGGCGCGCCCGACCGGGTGCTGTCCGAGCCCGACGACGCACCCGACCTCGACGACGCCGACCTCGAGCCGCTCGACGACGCGACCGCGCCCGAGCCCGACCTCGAACTGGCGGCGGTGCCGTCGCCGATGGCCGACCTGCCCGTGGGCGCCGAGTTCGGCTCCCTCGTCCACGAGGTCCTCGAGCACACCGACCCGGCTGCGCCCGACCTCCGCGCCGAGCTGCTCGCGCAGGTCGAGGAGCACCGCGCCTGGTGGGCGGTCGAGGTCGACGCCGAGGAGCTGGCCGACGCCCTCGTGGCGGTCTGCGACTCCCCGCTGGGTCCGCTGGCGGGCGGCCTGACCCTGCGCGAGATCCTCCTCCCCGACCGGCTGCGCGAGCTCGACTTCGAGGTGCCCCTGGCCGGTGGCGACCTGGCGGCGGCGCGCGACGCGGCGTCGGTCGTGCTGGGCGACCTCGCCCCCCTGCTCCGCGAGCACCTGCCCGACGGCGACCCGCTCCTGGCGTTCGCCGTCACCCTCGAGGGCGACCCCGACCTCGCCGGCCAGCGGCTGCTCGGCTACCTCACCGGGTCGATCGACGTCGTGGTCCGGGTGCCGGTCGAGGGTCGCACCCGCTACCTGACCATCGACTACAAGACCAACTGGCTCGGCGACCGCGCCGCGCCGGCGACGGCGTGGGACTACCGACCGGCCGTCCTCGACGAGGCGATGGGCCACTCCGACTACCCGCTCCAGGCGCTGCTCTACACGGTCGTGCTCCACCGCTACCTGCGTTGGCGGCTGCCGGGCTACGACCCTCACCTGCACCTCGGCGGCGTGCTCTACCTCTACCTGCGCGGCATGTGCGGGCCCGCGACGCCAATGGTCGACGGCCGGCCGTGCGGGGTGTTCTCGTGGGAGCCGCCGGTCGCGCTGGTGACGGCCCTCTCCGACCTGCTGGACGGAGTCGCCCAGTGA
- the recD gene encoding exodeoxyribonuclease V subunit alpha: MTDLFEPIDATDARLALGATGLLGAFNAAGVLTSADVHVASALGRLGRESDERVLLAVALAVRAVRGGSVCVDLATVADPPDLPWPEADDWSSAVAASPLVTAGLVRWDNDLLYLDRYHEQETQVVDDLLSRAATAPDHDPALMRASLDRVVTAMQAAAVADGRPRPSYDEQVAACLAAAGQWTTVLTGGPGTGKTTAVASLLVGLLDQHPGGLRIALAAPTGKAAARIQQAVHQEAEAFEEADRVRLAGVTASTLHRLLRPDPGNSTRFRHHRGNRLPHDVVVVDESSMVSLTQMARLLEAVRPDARLVLVGDPHQLSSVEAGAVLSDVVRGFQGRADSPVAALQSTHRFGPEIRALAEALRTGDADGALAVLSAGHDEVEWVDEADPASRVRTTALDAALGVRDAAERGDVTGALAALDRHRLLCAHRDGPYGVRHWNRRIEHWLTAVTGDPLHERAYVGRPLLVTANDHQLGVYNGDSGVIVLTPAGPRAVIAASDGPRDLAPSRLGDVETMHAMTIHKSQGSQADVVTVLLPDEDSRLLSRELFYTAVTRARSQVRVVGSEAAIRAAIGRRAQRASGLAVRLAAAPRSDAVPPTRERNADDTDPR, encoded by the coding sequence GTGACCGACCTCTTCGAACCGATCGACGCCACCGACGCCCGCCTCGCGCTGGGCGCCACCGGGCTGCTCGGCGCCTTCAACGCCGCGGGAGTGCTGACGAGCGCCGACGTCCACGTCGCGAGCGCCCTCGGCCGGCTGGGCCGCGAGAGCGACGAGCGGGTGCTGCTCGCGGTCGCCCTCGCCGTGCGCGCGGTGCGCGGCGGGTCGGTCTGCGTCGACCTGGCGACCGTCGCGGACCCGCCCGACCTTCCCTGGCCCGAGGCCGACGACTGGTCGAGCGCCGTGGCGGCCAGCCCCCTGGTGACGGCGGGCCTGGTCCGCTGGGACAACGACCTGCTCTATCTCGACCGCTACCACGAGCAGGAGACCCAGGTCGTCGACGACCTGCTGTCGCGCGCCGCCACCGCTCCCGACCACGACCCCGCGCTGATGCGGGCCTCGCTGGACCGCGTGGTCACGGCCATGCAGGCGGCGGCCGTCGCCGACGGCCGTCCGCGTCCGTCGTACGACGAGCAGGTCGCGGCGTGCCTCGCCGCGGCCGGCCAGTGGACGACCGTGCTCACCGGCGGCCCGGGCACCGGCAAGACCACCGCGGTCGCCTCGCTGCTCGTCGGGCTGCTCGACCAGCACCCGGGCGGGCTGCGCATCGCGCTGGCCGCCCCGACCGGCAAGGCCGCCGCCCGCATTCAGCAGGCGGTGCACCAGGAGGCCGAGGCCTTCGAGGAGGCCGACCGCGTCCGCCTCGCGGGGGTGACCGCCTCGACGCTGCACCGGCTGCTGCGACCCGATCCGGGCAACTCCACCCGCTTCCGCCACCACCGCGGCAACCGGCTCCCCCATGACGTGGTCGTCGTGGACGAGTCGTCGATGGTGTCGCTGACCCAGATGGCCCGCCTGCTCGAGGCGGTGCGCCCCGACGCGCGGCTCGTGCTGGTGGGCGACCCCCACCAGCTGTCGTCGGTCGAGGCCGGTGCCGTGCTGAGCGACGTGGTCCGCGGCTTCCAGGGCCGCGCCGACTCGCCGGTCGCGGCGCTGCAGTCCACGCACCGCTTCGGGCCGGAGATCCGCGCGCTCGCCGAGGCGCTTCGCACGGGTGACGCCGACGGCGCCCTGGCGGTCCTCTCGGCAGGTCACGACGAGGTGGAGTGGGTCGACGAGGCCGACCCCGCGTCCCGCGTCCGCACGACCGCGCTCGACGCTGCCCTCGGTGTCCGTGACGCGGCCGAGCGGGGCGACGTCACCGGCGCCCTCGCGGCGCTCGACCGCCACCGCCTGCTCTGCGCGCACCGCGACGGCCCCTACGGCGTACGCCACTGGAACCGTCGCATCGAGCACTGGCTCACCGCCGTCACCGGCGACCCCCTCCACGAGCGCGCCTACGTCGGCCGGCCGCTGCTGGTGACCGCCAACGACCACCAGCTCGGCGTCTACAACGGCGACAGCGGGGTGATCGTGCTGACGCCGGCCGGCCCGCGCGCGGTGATCGCGGCCAGCGACGGCCCCCGCGACCTCGCGCCCTCGCGGCTCGGCGACGTCGAGACGATGCACGCGATGACCATCCACAAGTCGCAGGGCTCGCAGGCCGACGTCGTCACCGTGCTGCTGCCCGACGAGGACTCCCGGCTGCTGTCGCGCGAGCTCTTCTACACCGCCGTCACGCGCGCGCGCTCGCAGGTGCGGGTCGTGGGATCGGAGGCGGCGATCCGGGCGGCGATAGGCCGACGTGCGCAGCGCGCGAGCGGGCTCGCCGTACGTCTCGCGGCGGCCCCACGGTCCGACGCCGTTCCACCGACGCGCGAGCGAAACGCCGACGACACAGATCCCCGCTAG
- a CDS encoding ACT domain-containing protein, protein MPYLMRVELPDVPGSLGRVASAIGEAGGDIDAIEIVEKRDGFAVDDVLLEMSPGTMPDSVVSACGTLDGVSVLWINRYAAGGNLFLDLEVVEALTEDPASARDRLIDLLPIAFRVDWAARVTPGTDGVGAKVVHATDAAPSAYDIDRDRVPVPTRLPGDEVYVECAAPFGDDLVLLGRRGGPEFLDSELARLEHLVGLAMTISH, encoded by the coding sequence ATGCCCTACCTGATGCGAGTCGAGCTCCCGGACGTCCCCGGGTCGCTGGGTCGCGTCGCGAGCGCGATCGGTGAGGCCGGGGGCGACATCGACGCGATCGAGATCGTCGAGAAGCGCGACGGCTTCGCCGTCGACGACGTGCTCCTCGAGATGTCGCCCGGCACCATGCCCGACTCCGTGGTCTCGGCCTGCGGCACGCTCGACGGCGTCAGCGTGCTCTGGATCAACCGCTACGCCGCCGGGGGCAACCTCTTCCTCGACCTCGAGGTCGTCGAGGCCCTCACCGAGGACCCCGCGTCCGCGCGCGACCGCCTGATCGACCTGCTGCCCATCGCCTTCCGAGTCGACTGGGCCGCCCGCGTCACCCCGGGCACCGACGGTGTGGGCGCCAAGGTCGTCCACGCCACCGACGCCGCCCCGTCGGCGTACGACATCGACCGCGACCGCGTACCCGTGCCGACCCGCCTGCCCGGCGACGAGGTCTACGTCGAGTGCGCCGCACCCTTCGGTGACGACCTCGTCCTCCTGGGCCGCCGCGGCGGTCCGGAGTTCCTCGACTCCGAGCTCGCCCGCCTCGAGCACCTCGTCGGGCTCGCGATGACCATCAGCCACTGA
- a CDS encoding MFS transporter gives MTTTLPTRSAFDEPVENPPARWVGALVLLNLGVMAGWFGPIQVLLAQQADRVAAAEPGGMSKEALLAVVLFSGAAVSMFANPVWGAFSDRTRSRLGRRVPWVLGGVVLGAASLLLLSVADSAASMIIAWSLVQLALNAAWAGGVAAVPDQVPVERRGLIGGLVAIAGTVGVLVGIKIAEVTGSIAQGYLVTAVVMLVLSVPYLVGSRDLALPADHPLEPMDWKRLVRSFWVSPREHPDFAWAWLTRLLVNLGNWIALNYLYYFLTDGLGFGDDDATAKLGTLVLIYGVCTVATTVVVGHWSDRVGRRKIFVIWSGVLIGASSLVLGLWQDWPGALLAAVVLGAGFGVYQAVDFALITQVLPGAGDRAKDLGIINIASALPQVLAPAIAGLILVVVRELGGSVATHGDGWSLGYGVVYLVGFVLCVLGSVFVTRIRSVA, from the coding sequence GTGACGACCACGCTGCCGACCCGTTCGGCCTTCGACGAGCCCGTCGAGAACCCGCCGGCGCGCTGGGTCGGCGCACTGGTGCTGCTCAACCTCGGCGTGATGGCCGGGTGGTTCGGACCGATCCAGGTCCTGCTCGCCCAGCAGGCGGACCGGGTCGCCGCCGCCGAGCCCGGCGGGATGAGCAAGGAGGCGCTGCTCGCGGTCGTGCTGTTCAGCGGCGCCGCGGTGTCGATGTTCGCCAACCCGGTGTGGGGCGCCTTCAGCGACCGTACGCGCTCGCGCCTGGGACGACGGGTGCCGTGGGTGCTCGGCGGGGTGGTCCTCGGCGCCGCGTCACTGCTGCTGCTGTCCGTCGCCGACAGCGCCGCGTCGATGATCATCGCCTGGAGCCTCGTGCAGCTCGCGCTCAACGCTGCGTGGGCCGGCGGGGTCGCGGCCGTGCCCGACCAGGTGCCCGTCGAGCGCCGGGGGCTGATCGGCGGCCTCGTCGCCATCGCCGGCACCGTCGGCGTGCTGGTCGGCATCAAGATCGCGGAGGTCACCGGCTCGATCGCCCAGGGCTACCTGGTGACCGCGGTCGTGATGCTGGTGCTGTCTGTGCCCTACCTCGTCGGCTCCCGCGACCTCGCGCTGCCGGCCGACCACCCGCTCGAGCCGATGGACTGGAAGCGGCTGGTCCGCTCGTTCTGGGTCTCGCCGCGCGAGCACCCCGACTTCGCGTGGGCATGGCTGACGCGCCTGCTGGTCAACCTCGGCAACTGGATCGCGCTCAACTACCTCTACTACTTCCTCACCGACGGCCTCGGGTTCGGCGACGACGACGCCACTGCGAAGCTCGGCACGCTCGTCCTGATCTACGGTGTGTGCACGGTCGCCACCACCGTCGTCGTCGGTCACTGGAGCGACCGCGTGGGGCGGCGCAAGATCTTCGTCATCTGGTCCGGGGTGCTCATCGGGGCCAGCTCGCTCGTGCTCGGCCTGTGGCAGGACTGGCCGGGTGCGCTGCTGGCGGCCGTCGTGCTGGGCGCCGGGTTCGGCGTCTACCAGGCCGTCGACTTCGCGCTCATCACCCAGGTGCTCCCCGGCGCCGGCGACCGGGCCAAGGACCTCGGCATCATCAACATCGCCTCCGCGCTGCCGCAGGTGCTCGCCCCCGCCATCGCCGGCCTCATCCTGGTCGTCGTACGCGAGCTCGGCGGCTCCGTCGCCACCCACGGCGACGGCTGGTCGCTCGGCTACGGCGTGGTCTACCTCGTCGGCTTCGTGCTCTGCGTCCTCGGCTCGGTCTTCGTGACCCGCATCCGCTCGGTCGCCTGA
- a CDS encoding nitroreductase family deazaflavin-dependent oxidoreductase produces MALTGTYVPSKAEWVRKQVEQYEGSGGEKANTLPGTKYPIVVVTSVGAKSGNLRKNPVMRVERDGAYLAVASKGGAPDNPEWYYNFVAHPEVEVQDGAEPHLYKARILDGDERADWWEHAVATWPTYASYQEKTDREIPLFLLERA; encoded by the coding sequence ATGGCACTGACTGGAACCTATGTCCCGAGCAAGGCCGAGTGGGTACGCAAGCAGGTGGAGCAGTACGAGGGCAGCGGCGGCGAGAAGGCCAACACGCTGCCGGGCACGAAGTACCCGATCGTCGTCGTCACGTCCGTCGGTGCGAAGTCGGGCAACCTCCGCAAGAACCCGGTGATGCGCGTCGAGCGAGACGGCGCCTACCTCGCGGTTGCGTCCAAGGGCGGCGCGCCGGACAACCCGGAGTGGTACTACAACTTCGTCGCCCACCCCGAGGTCGAGGTGCAGGACGGCGCGGAGCCGCACCTCTACAAGGCCCGGATCCTGGACGGCGACGAGCGCGCCGACTGGTGGGAGCACGCCGTCGCCACGTGGCCGACGTACGCCTCCTACCAGGAGAAGACCGACCGGGAGATCCCGCTCTTCCTCCTCGAACGCGCCTGA
- a CDS encoding 1,4-dihydroxy-2-naphthoyl-CoA synthase codes for MSAIEGVSEIFDPEAWDVVPGFDDLSDLTYHRAREHGTVRIAFDRPDVLNAFRPHTVDELLRTLEHARTAADVGCVILTGNGPSAKNGKWAFCTGGDQRIRGRAGYQYEDTSAGAADTGAEEPSPIDKARLARLHILECQRLIRFMPKIVICVVPGWAAGGGHSLHVIADLTLASREHARFKQTDADVGSFDGGYGSAYLARQVGQKFAREIFFLADEYDAEEMHRMGAVNRVVEHADLEKVALDWGRKINGKSPTAQRMLKYSFNLLDDGLVGQQLFAGETTRLAYMTDEAQEGRDQFLEKREPDWSPYPWYY; via the coding sequence ATGAGTGCGATCGAGGGCGTCAGCGAGATCTTCGACCCCGAGGCCTGGGACGTGGTGCCCGGCTTCGACGACCTCTCCGACCTGACCTACCACCGCGCCCGCGAGCACGGAACGGTCCGGATCGCCTTCGACCGGCCCGATGTGCTCAACGCGTTCCGCCCCCACACGGTCGACGAGCTGCTGCGCACGCTCGAGCACGCGCGTACGGCGGCCGACGTCGGCTGCGTGATCCTCACCGGCAACGGCCCGAGCGCCAAGAACGGCAAGTGGGCCTTCTGCACGGGCGGCGACCAGCGGATCCGCGGCAGGGCCGGCTACCAGTACGAGGACACGTCGGCCGGCGCCGCCGACACCGGGGCCGAGGAGCCGAGCCCCATCGACAAGGCGAGGCTCGCCCGCCTCCACATCCTCGAGTGCCAGCGGCTGATCCGCTTCATGCCCAAGATCGTCATCTGCGTCGTCCCCGGCTGGGCGGCCGGCGGCGGGCACAGCCTGCACGTCATCGCGGACCTCACCCTCGCCAGCCGCGAGCACGCCCGCTTCAAGCAGACCGACGCCGACGTCGGCTCCTTCGACGGCGGCTACGGCTCGGCGTACCTCGCCCGCCAGGTCGGGCAGAAGTTCGCCCGCGAGATCTTCTTCCTCGCCGACGAGTACGACGCCGAGGAGATGCACCGGATGGGCGCGGTCAACCGCGTCGTCGAGCACGCCGACCTCGAGAAGGTCGCCCTCGACTGGGGCCGGAAGATCAACGGCAAGTCGCCGACCGCCCAGCGGATGCTGAAGTACTCCTTCAACCTGCTCGACGACGGCCTGGTCGGCCAACAGCTCTTCGCCGGCGAGACCACCCGCCTGGCCTACATGACCGACGAGGCGCAGGAGGGGCGCGACCAGTTCCTCGAGAAGCGCGAGCCCGACTGGTCGCCCTACCCCTGGTACTACTGA
- a CDS encoding glutathione synthetase — MKIGFVVNDIETEKAEYTTNRLALAAKEMGHEAWYMGIGDFAYEPDGSLSTKARAGHAKTYRSLERHMADVQKPDVEQAIGLDEFDVVMLRNDPADDAETDPWRNNAGVAFGQLIASSGVLVVNDPTSLANALSKAYFQHFPEIVRPRTLISRDEDSIEEFIKDLGGKAVLKPLQGSGGAGVFLVDRKEAPNLKQIIEAISRDGYVVAQEYLPEAAKGDVRMFVMNGQPLVVDGEYAAFRRTPSTKDIRSNMSAGGKAEKVKITDEMLQMVEVVRPKLVADGMFLVGLDIVGDKLMEINVFSPGGLGSAHSLYEVNFAPAIIAELERKVNIRRHYPEIDNHTLATS; from the coding sequence ATGAAGATCGGATTCGTCGTCAACGACATCGAGACGGAGAAGGCGGAGTACACCACCAACCGCCTCGCCCTGGCCGCGAAGGAGATGGGGCACGAGGCCTGGTACATGGGCATCGGCGACTTCGCCTACGAGCCCGACGGCTCGTTGAGCACCAAGGCCCGCGCCGGCCACGCCAAGACCTACCGCTCCCTCGAGCGGCACATGGCCGACGTCCAGAAGCCCGACGTCGAGCAGGCCATCGGCCTGGACGAGTTCGACGTGGTGATGCTGCGCAACGACCCCGCCGACGACGCCGAGACCGACCCGTGGCGCAACAACGCCGGCGTCGCCTTCGGCCAGCTGATCGCCTCCAGCGGTGTGCTGGTGGTCAACGACCCGACCAGCCTCGCCAACGCGCTGTCGAAGGCCTACTTCCAGCACTTCCCCGAGATCGTCCGCCCGCGCACGCTCATCTCGCGCGACGAGGACAGCATCGAGGAGTTCATCAAGGACCTCGGCGGCAAGGCGGTCCTCAAGCCGCTCCAGGGCTCGGGCGGCGCGGGCGTCTTCCTGGTCGACCGCAAGGAGGCGCCGAACCTCAAGCAGATCATCGAGGCGATCTCGCGCGACGGCTACGTGGTGGCGCAGGAGTACCTCCCCGAGGCGGCCAAGGGCGACGTCCGGATGTTCGTGATGAACGGCCAGCCGCTGGTCGTCGACGGCGAGTACGCCGCCTTCCGGCGTACGCCGTCCACGAAGGACATCCGCAGCAACATGTCCGCCGGGGGCAAGGCCGAGAAGGTCAAGATCACCGACGAGATGCTGCAGATGGTCGAGGTCGTCCGGCCCAAGCTGGTCGCCGACGGGATGTTCCTCGTGGGCCTCGACATCGTCGGCGACAAGCTGATGGAGATCAACGTCTTCAGCCCCGGCGGCCTCGGCAGCGCCCACAGCCTCTACGAGGTCAACTTCGCGCCCGCGATCATCGCCGAGCTCGAGCGCAAGGTGAACATCCGCAGGCACTACCCGGAGATCGACAACCACACCCTCGCGACCAGCTGA